The proteins below are encoded in one region of Drosophila santomea strain STO CAGO 1482 chromosome 3R, Prin_Dsan_1.1, whole genome shotgun sequence:
- the LOC120450941 gene encoding tetratricopeptide repeat protein 14 homolog isoform X1, whose product MNTEYIGHALGYHGQPLQKIWDDERGVDDLRVMGLTQVNYGVYQERQKYFTFQERAKRLKMHQFLARKATDLYDRTLVANVMEDSVLAQGNTYMAQMPPFEFFLNVKDKRKGWAHRLSALKQGDIIYTQVTRLANGNRLIVKPLCTAEPKRAYLADIPIKAVILQDYWGPLPLDKQGSPRSFAQNDIVRCEINNISADTERLTLNMIGMFNKAPDLKFGLCDLNELPKYYRKIHNVEHPSASHYEDELNKALEFENPNYDLLFQLNGLQPSENLSLMAHLRAGFPEAENAAELRQKQASQWAFRSVADGIEHFKNGQQVEAFQCLNKALNIDPRNVEGLVARGALYANRGSFLKGLQDFEKALNLNKYHVNARKYMGETLVALGRSYEEENRIPEAVKAYSDCLNLLPQHEEARQSLDALQRSGDGKHRISTEPINLTGGPSSDESTSSSASDSECEDSAGKAKSNISQPFYAQKHTGDEKLAVIDAQKANEFRLDDDETVSSVRKLLRDASKHKKAKKKGKKKKDKKERRRSRTKSDTEDPMELLKKMDFQEAFRLMNSTRSEAELKAKIKTYLKEGGAGGGGGGGGESPPPPPPMKKTIVPSKKSNFDTMGPSTSRHAATVIGFDGGQPPPAPKFMEQKKPPEPSPKLSFQIKKRPLQMDKLGMLRLAAPAEPLKGGRSSSSRSRSRSRSRSRHRSRRRGRSSRSRHRSRRSDSRSRSRSRSRSRRRRSYSRSRSPTPRCYGNRFVVGRYRNRRTRRSRSFHRRRTPSPFVPRRSPSPLSKRRTPSPFVPRRTPSPASRYRRSRSRSRSRSRSRSARRYQSRYPPRGMGHDRGTGNRNKYSWYNHNTRSVSRALEPNGRDEKAPTPPKKVSADEGGDAGKAAVNAEPTVEQVDKMIKEAQMERKQGHVEATKELKE is encoded by the exons ATGAACACCGAGTACATCGGCCATGCCCTGGGCTACCACGGCCAGCCGCTCCAGAAGATCTGGGACGATGAGCGCGGCGTGGACGACCTGCGTGTGATGGGGCTCACCCAGGTGAACTATGGGGTGTACCAGGAGCGCCAGAAGTACTTCACCTTCCAGGAGCGGGCTAAGCGATTGAAGATGCACCAGTTTCTGGCCAGGAAGGCCACCGATTTGTATGATCGCACCCTGGTGGCCAATGTCATGGAGGACTCTGTGCTGGCACAAG GCAACACATACATGGCCCAGATGCCGCCCTTCGAGTTCTTCCTCAACGTGAAGGACAAGCGCAAGGGATGGGCGCACCGCCTGTCTGCCCTGAAACAGGGCGACATCATCTACACGCAGGTGACGAGGTTGGCCAACGGCAACCGTCTCATCGTGAAGCCACTTTGCACTGCCGAGCCCAAGCGCGCCTACTTGGCTGACATTCCCATTAAG GCCGTGATCCTGCAGGACTACTGGGGCCCCCTGCCACTAGACAAGCAGGGCAGTCCGCGTAGCTTCGCCCAGAACGACATCGTGCGCTGTGAGATCAACAACATATCTGCGGATACCGAGCGTCTCACTCTGAACATGATTGGCATGTTCAACAAGGCGCCGGATTTAAAGTTTGGTCTCTGCGACCTCAACGAGTTGCCCAAGTATTATCG TAAAATCCACAACGTGGAGCATCCATCTGCGTCTCACTACGAGGATGAGCTAAACAAAGCCTTGGAGTTTGAAAACCCAAACTACGATTTGCTGTTCCAATTGAACGGCTTGCAGCCAAGCGAGAATCTGTCACTGATGGCACATCTAAGGGCGGGATTCCCGGAGGCGGAGAATGCCGCGGAGCTGCGACAGAAGCAGGCCTCCCAGTGGGCCTTCCG CTCCGTGGCTGATGGCATCGAACACTTTAAGAACGGCCAACAGGTCGAAGCCTTTCAGTGCCTGAACAAGGCATTAAACATTGATCCGCGCAATGTTGAGGGGCTGGTGGCCCGCGGTGCCCTTTACGCGAATCGCGGCAGCTTTCTTAAAGGGCTGCAGGACTTTGAGAAGGCACTGAACCTGAACAAGTATCACGTGAACGCGCGCAAGTACATGGGCGAAACCCTGGTGGCTCTGGGTCGCAGCTACGAAGAGGAGAATCGCATACCCGAGGCAGTGAAGGCCTATAGCGACTGCCTGAATCTGCTGCCACAGCACGAAGAGGCGCGCCAGTCCTTGGACGCACTGCAGCGAAGTGGAGACGGTAAGCATAGAATAAGCACTGAGCCGATCAACTTGACCGGTGGCCCCTCCTCGGACGAGTCCACCTCATCGAGTGCCAGTGATAGTGAATGCGAGGATTCGG CTGGAAAAGCCAAGTCAAACATTAGTCAGCCATTTTATGCCCAAAAACACACGGGAGATGAAAAGTTGGCCGTCATTGATGCCCAAAAGGCGAATGAGTTCCGTCTGGACGATGACGAGACCGTGTCGAGTGTGCGGAAGCTGCTGCGCGACGCAAGCAAGCacaaaaaggccaaaaagaagggaaagaaaaaaaaggacaaGAAGGAGCGACGGAGGTCCAGAACCAAGTCCGATACGGAGGATCCCATGGAATTGCTTAAGAAGATGGACTTCCAGGAGGCCTTCAG GCTGATGAACAGCACCAGAAGCGAGGCGGAACTCAAGGCCAAGATCAAGACCTATCTAAAggaaggaggagcaggaggaggaggaggaggaggaggagagtcaccgccaccaccgccgccaatGAAAAAAACAATAGTCCCATCGAAAAAATCTAACTTTGACACCATGGGACCCAGCACATCGCGACATGCGGCCACCGTTATTGGCTTTGACGGCGGCCAGCCACCTCCGGCGCCCAAGTTTATGGAGCAAAAGAAACCGCCGGAGCCGTCGCCCAAGCTCTCCTTTCAGATCAAGAAGCGACCGCTGCAGATGGACAAGCTGGGAATGCTGCGTCTAGCAGCGCCAGCGGAACCACTGAAGGGTGGACGGAGCAGCAGCTCCCGGAGTAGGAGCCGTTCGCGAAGTCGCTCTCGTCATCGCTCGCGTCGGCGTGGAAGGAGCTCGCGTTCGCGGCACAGGAGCCGGCGATCTGACTCGAGGTCCAGATCGAGAAGCCGATCACGGTCGCGTCGCCGACGCAGCTACTCCCGTTCGCGCAGCCCCACTCCACGCTGTTACGGAAATCGCTTTGTCGTTGGACGCTATCGTAATCGCCGAACTCGCCGTTCGCGCTCCTTTCATCGTCGCAGGACGCCATCGCCCTTCGTGCCAAGGCGCTCGCCCTCGCCCCTTTCGAAACGTCGAACTCCCTCACCGTTTGTGCCTCGTCGCACACCATCCCCGGCATCCCGCTATCGACGCAGTCGATCCCGAAGCCGTTCTCGCTCACGCAGTCGGAGTGCCCGTCGCTATCAGTCTCGCTACCCACCGAGGGGTATGGGCCATGATCGCGGTACCGGGAATCGCAACAAGTACTCCTGGTACAATCACAATACACGCAGCGTATCCCGCGCCCTGGAGCCAAATGGCAGGGATGAAAAGGCACCTACTCCGCCGAAGAAGGTTAGTGCTGATGAAGGAGGAGATGCCGGCAAAGCAGCGGTCAATGCCGAGCCCACGGTGGAGCAGGTGGACAAGATGATCAAGGAGGCGCAGATGGAGCGGAAACAGGGCCACGTTGAGGCAACCAAGGAACTCAAGGAGTAG
- the LOC120450941 gene encoding tetratricopeptide repeat protein 14 homolog isoform X2, producing the protein MNTEYIGHALGYHGQPLQKIWDDERGVDDLRVMGLTQVNYGVYQERQKYFTFQERAKRLKMHQFLARKATDLYDRTLVANVMEDSVLAQGNTYMAQMPPFEFFLNVKDKRKGWAHRLSALKQGDIIYTQVTRLANGNRLIVKPLCTAEPKRAYLADIPIKAVILQDYWGPLPLDKQGSPRSFAQNDIVRCEINNISADTERLTLNMIGMFNKAPDLKFGLCDLNELPKYYRKIHNVEHPSASHYEDELNKALEFENPNYDLLFQLNGLQPSENLSLMAHLRAGFPEAENAAELRQKQASQWAFRSVADGIEHFKNGQQVEAFQCLNKALNIDPRNVEGLVARGALYANRGSFLKGLQDFEKALNLNKYHVNARKYMGETLVALGRSYEEENRIPEAVKAYSDCLNLLPQHEEARQSLDALQRSGDGKHRISTEPINLTGGPSSDESTSSSASDSECEDSAGKAKSNISQPFYAQKHTGDEKLAVIDAQKANEFRLDDDETVSSVRKLLRDASKHKKAKKKGKKKKDKKERRRSRTKSDTEDPMELLKKMDFQEAFRQDKYVPGIQLDFRT; encoded by the exons ATGAACACCGAGTACATCGGCCATGCCCTGGGCTACCACGGCCAGCCGCTCCAGAAGATCTGGGACGATGAGCGCGGCGTGGACGACCTGCGTGTGATGGGGCTCACCCAGGTGAACTATGGGGTGTACCAGGAGCGCCAGAAGTACTTCACCTTCCAGGAGCGGGCTAAGCGATTGAAGATGCACCAGTTTCTGGCCAGGAAGGCCACCGATTTGTATGATCGCACCCTGGTGGCCAATGTCATGGAGGACTCTGTGCTGGCACAAG GCAACACATACATGGCCCAGATGCCGCCCTTCGAGTTCTTCCTCAACGTGAAGGACAAGCGCAAGGGATGGGCGCACCGCCTGTCTGCCCTGAAACAGGGCGACATCATCTACACGCAGGTGACGAGGTTGGCCAACGGCAACCGTCTCATCGTGAAGCCACTTTGCACTGCCGAGCCCAAGCGCGCCTACTTGGCTGACATTCCCATTAAG GCCGTGATCCTGCAGGACTACTGGGGCCCCCTGCCACTAGACAAGCAGGGCAGTCCGCGTAGCTTCGCCCAGAACGACATCGTGCGCTGTGAGATCAACAACATATCTGCGGATACCGAGCGTCTCACTCTGAACATGATTGGCATGTTCAACAAGGCGCCGGATTTAAAGTTTGGTCTCTGCGACCTCAACGAGTTGCCCAAGTATTATCG TAAAATCCACAACGTGGAGCATCCATCTGCGTCTCACTACGAGGATGAGCTAAACAAAGCCTTGGAGTTTGAAAACCCAAACTACGATTTGCTGTTCCAATTGAACGGCTTGCAGCCAAGCGAGAATCTGTCACTGATGGCACATCTAAGGGCGGGATTCCCGGAGGCGGAGAATGCCGCGGAGCTGCGACAGAAGCAGGCCTCCCAGTGGGCCTTCCG CTCCGTGGCTGATGGCATCGAACACTTTAAGAACGGCCAACAGGTCGAAGCCTTTCAGTGCCTGAACAAGGCATTAAACATTGATCCGCGCAATGTTGAGGGGCTGGTGGCCCGCGGTGCCCTTTACGCGAATCGCGGCAGCTTTCTTAAAGGGCTGCAGGACTTTGAGAAGGCACTGAACCTGAACAAGTATCACGTGAACGCGCGCAAGTACATGGGCGAAACCCTGGTGGCTCTGGGTCGCAGCTACGAAGAGGAGAATCGCATACCCGAGGCAGTGAAGGCCTATAGCGACTGCCTGAATCTGCTGCCACAGCACGAAGAGGCGCGCCAGTCCTTGGACGCACTGCAGCGAAGTGGAGACGGTAAGCATAGAATAAGCACTGAGCCGATCAACTTGACCGGTGGCCCCTCCTCGGACGAGTCCACCTCATCGAGTGCCAGTGATAGTGAATGCGAGGATTCGG CTGGAAAAGCCAAGTCAAACATTAGTCAGCCATTTTATGCCCAAAAACACACGGGAGATGAAAAGTTGGCCGTCATTGATGCCCAAAAGGCGAATGAGTTCCGTCTGGACGATGACGAGACCGTGTCGAGTGTGCGGAAGCTGCTGCGCGACGCAAGCAAGCacaaaaaggccaaaaagaagggaaagaaaaaaaaggacaaGAAGGAGCGACGGAGGTCCAGAACCAAGTCCGATACGGAGGATCCCATGGAATTGCTTAAGAAGATGGACTTCCAGGAGGCCTTCAG GCAAGACAAGTATGTACCAGGAATTCAGCTAGACTTCCGAacttaa
- the LOC120450942 gene encoding arrestin domain-containing protein 17, which translates to MESERLRITLDSADRVYFAGDVIRGEIWMNVNKRTKIRAIKVQVTGKGKCKWMEILRKNSNNNEYSRSLFYTSKEVYEHSETPMPDFEPRGLELSPGEHTFIFEVALGRQLPSSFKGSYGAIKYKMRVLIQRPWTFDERHTIPFTVVKNMPLQPSQRSIPSSLEKQVTKTISLFGTRPITLLALLPEDFAVRGEPLRICATVINNSTTAVEKLRFTVLQYVTYYSHVPLRVQKVECIAVATKETGSVQKKTERSFAHELLLPEGAQPTDEQMSGVITIVYELRVEAVLRGFFKNLILNLPFKVYSQDTSNRLSSLRPPPPPRPNDGPPGPDAGSGNPFEPALPVYPSLDSSIGSPSHSSQFSECSSINSITSDSSAATLSPAVGGGASGMDMSYTSGSQSSQYGSPSARASLRSSNVPYMPYSSSPLMVQSYPPPHLPAYPLPESPQYSLLALTPPPAGVVAAPPATAGGAAGGAPGYSQLPSTSASASFLQPRQAPGAHELPPSYEELFGLANAPPGTPK; encoded by the exons CAATCAAGGTGCAGGTCACTGGCAAGGGAAAATGCAAGTGGATGGAGATCCTGCGCAAGAACTCGAACAACAACGAGTACTCCCGCAGCCTGTTCTACACGAGCAAGGAGGTGTACGAGCACAGCGAGACGCCTATGCCGGATTTCGAGCCGCGTGGCCTGGAACTCTCGCCCGGGGAGCACACGTTCATCTTCGAAGTGGCGCTGGGTCGCCAGCTGCCATCGAGTTTCAAGGGCAGCTATGGCGCCATCAAGTACAAGATGCGCGTGCTCATCCAGCGACCGTGGACCTTCGACGAGCGCCACACGATTCCGTTCACCGTGGTGAAGAACATGCCGCTGCAGCCATCACAACGCAGTATACCCAGTTCGCTGGAGAAGCAGGTGACCAAGACGATCAGTTTGTTCGGCACCAGACCGATCACCCTGCTGGCCCTTCTGCCGGAGGATTTTGCGGTGCGCGGCGAACCGCTTAGGATTTGCGCCACTGTGATCAACAACAGCACCACCGCCGTGGAGAAACTGCGCTTCACCGTCCTGCAGTACGTGACCTACTACAGCCATGTGCCACTGCGGGTGCAGAAGGTGGAGTGCATCGCGGTGGCCACCAAGGAGACGGGCTCGGTGCAGAAGAAGACCGAGCGGAGCTTCGCCCACGAGCTTCTGCTACCCGAAGGAGCTCAGCCCACGGATGAGCAGATGAGCGGCGTCATCACCATTGTATACGAGCTGCGTGTGGAGGCGGTGCTGCGGGGCTTCTTTAAGAACTTGATCCTCAATCTACCCTTCAAGGTGTACTCACAGGATACGTCGAATAGGCTGAGTTCACTGCGTCCGCCGCCACCTCCGCGGCCAAACGATGGACCACCTGGTCCTGATGCGGGCTCCGGCAATCCGTTTGAGCCCGCCCTGCCGGTCTACCCCTCACTGGACTCGTCCATTGGCTCGCCCTCGCACTCCTCGCAGTTCAGCGAGTGCAGCTCCATCAACTCGATAACCTCGGACTCCTCGGCGGCCACACTGAGTCCCGCCGTGGGCGGTGGAGCCAGTGGCATGGATATGTCCTACACCTCGGGCTCCCAGTCGTCGCAGTACGGCAGTCCCTCGGCCAGGGCTAGCTTGCGCAGCTCCAACGTGCCCTACATGCCCTACTCGTCCAGTCCGCTTATGGTGCAGTCGTATCCGCCACCCCACCTGCCCGCCTACCCGCTGCCGGAGTCGCCGCAGTACTCGCTCCTTGCCCTCACACCACCGCCGGCGGGAGTGGTCGCCGCACCGCCAGCAACAGCTGGTGGAGCAGCAGGCGGAGCACCGGGATACAGCCAACTGCCATCCACGTCGGCCTCAGCATCGTTCCTGCAGCCTCGCCAGGCGCCTGGAGCCCATGAGCTGC cACCTTCCTATGAAGAGCTCTTCGGCCTGGCCAACGCTCCTCCGGGAACTCCAAAGTAG